Within Nocardioides sp. JS614, the genomic segment CCCACCATCGCCGCCCGCGTCTTAGCGCCGCCTGACGGGCAGGTGCGGCGCCGGGAATCGACATCCAGCTACGCCTCGGCTCTTGCGACTCCGGCTTCCGGGGCCACCAAGAGGTTGGTCCGCCAAAGGCGAATGCTGATGGCGACGGTCCAGACCCACATACCCACGAAGGACAGCACCAGGACCAGTCCAAACGGTCCTCCGTCTACCTCGTTCCCTACGATCCCGGCACCGCCGGCGAGGAAGCCGCCGCTGAGAACCACGGCCAAGCGGCAGAGCCAGGCCGAGAACGCCCCGCTGGCCAAGCCCCCCAGCCCCGCGCCCAGCAAGAACACGCCCGCGGGAACGGCCATGCCGAACCCGTCCGGTGCCGGCGGATAGCTCATCCACAGAGCATCACCACGGACCCCGTGCCCCACGGCCCGCACAAAGCTCAGGACGTCACCCTCGCTCGCGAGCCCCATGCTCAGGGTTGCCGCTCCGACACCGCACAACATCCACCAGTCGCCAGATCCGGCACGCTGGAGGCGCACTGCGACGGCGGAGGCAAACACGATGAGCGCGAAGGTCATCAGGGCAGCCAGATAGAGACCGAGCCGGATCCCCAAGGAGTGCTCCTGGGTTCCGCTTGCGATCACGTCGATCGACTCGCTCGGGATCGGAATCGCCGGAGTGAAGCCGATGATCGCCACAAAGAGGGCCACGTGAGCGATGCCGCAAACGGCGCCCACGCGACTGAGAGTGAGTCTGCCTGCCGGAGTTCGCATGATGTCTCCTCGGATCGGACCGGTTTCGTTCGACGGTAGGAGCCGAATCCGGCGTACGCGTCTCCCGTCTGGGCGAAATCGACCTCTGCCATTCGGCAGATGACGGAGTCCCGACAACGGCAGTACCGTGAATCGTGAAGTGGCTGATGACGGTCCGGCGGCTGCCGCGCGACCACCCTCGCGTGGTCGACCTGGTGATCGCCGGTGGCTGTCTGCTGATCCTCACCGTCGCGCTGCTCACGGACGACGGGTACCTCTCCGGTCCGCGCTGGGCCTACCTCACCACATCGTGCTTGATGACAACCCCGCTGGCCTGGCGGCGGAACGCGCCGCTGACGTCACTCACCATCGTGATGACAGGGCTGGCGGTGCAGGAGCTACTCGTCGACCCGGCACCGACGATGGACGACGCGCTCATCCCGTTACTGATCTCTGCCTTCTCGGTGGCTGCATACGGCACCCGAACGACCGCCGGTCTGGGCCTTGGCATCAGTCTCGGCGCCGGAGCGATATGGGTGGGCATCGATGACATCTTCTTTCCCGTGGTCGCGTTCAGCGGAGCGTGGCTGGCCGGTCGCCTGGTTCACCATCTGCAACAGCAGTCACTGATGGCACGGAACTATGCGGAGGCACTCGAGCGCGAGCGGGCAGCGACCACCCGAGCCGCCCTGGCCGAGGAACGCACGCGCATAGCCCGCGAGCTGCACGACGTCGTGTCCCACACCCTTGGCGTCATGGTCGTCCAGGCGGGTGGCGAACGGCTACACGCTGCGCCCGGGTCCGGCGCCCACACGGCGCTGGCATCGATCGAGGAGTCGGGGCGCCTGGCCATGGAACAGATGCGCAGGCTCCTGTCCATGCTGCGCGAGGAGGCCGACACGAGGTCCCTCGTGCCACAACCGGGTCTCACCCAGCTCGACGAGCTGACCGAGAGTGTGCGCGCCACCGGTCTCGACGTGAGCCTCCTGGTGACGGGAGATCCGCACCCGATCGGCCCCGACCTCGACGTCTCAGCCTTCCGGATCGTGCAGGAGGCCCTGACCAACACCGTGCGACACAGCGGAGCGACCCGCGCCGAGATCCACCTGGACTGGGCATCCAACTCGTTACGGATCGAGGTGAGCGACAACGGGCGCGGACCCTCGCCCACCCCGACACCGGAGGGCCATGGCCTGCTCGGTATGCGCGAGCGGGTCAACCTCTTCGGAGGTGTGCTCAGCACCGGCCGGAGCAACCTCGGCGGCTACCGGCTCATGGCCCAACTCCCGACCCCGACGCCATGAGCGTCCTCCGCGTGGTTGTCGTCGACGACCAGCCCCTGGTTCGAGCAGGTCTGGCCCGGATCATCGAGGCGGACCCGAGCATCGAGCTCGTCGGCGAGGCCGGGGACGGGCAGACTGCGATGGCGCTGGTACTCAGGCTTGAGCCAGAAATCGTCCTGATGGATGTCCGGATGCCCCTCCTCGACGGGATCGCCGCGACGCGGAAGCTCCACGAGGCGCAGAGCTCAGCGCGCATCATCGTGCTCACCACGTTCGGGCTCGACGACTACGTCATCGGCGCCCTGAGAGCCGGAGCGCATGGGTTCGTGCTCAAGGACGCGCCGCCCGAGCGGCTGTTGGAGGCCATCCACGAGGTCGGCGCCGGGCGAGGAGTCATCGACCCAGCAGTCACACTCCCGGTGATCAGGGCGCTGGGCACCAGAGAACTGCGCCCCGAGGTCGCCGCCCGACTGGCCGACCTGACCAGCAGGGAGCGCGACGTGCTGGTTCTTCTCGCGCAGGGGCACTCGAACGCCGAGATCGCCGCGAGACTCGTCGTGGGTGAAGGGACTGTGAAGACCCACGTCGCGCACGTGCTGGCCAAGCTCGGGGTCCGCGACCGGCTCCAAGCCGTCGTCTCGGCGTTCAACGCCGGCGTCGTCTGAGCCGCGGCGCCTGGTTCGATGACCTCGCACAAGGTGAATCACTCCGCGTGCCGAACTGCGTCCTGGCAACCAGCACCCAACTTGAAGTCGCCACTTCAACCATCGTTGTGACCTGCGCCAGTCTTCGGTAGACCTGTATCCGACGAGGCGCCCGGAGGTACTCGCTTACGCAGCGAGTGCTCCCGAGAACCTCGTCGATTCGTGTGCACGACGTGCGGTCTTTCCGCCGGGTATGACTGTCAAGCGCGGGCCGCCCCTGCGCTCGACGCTCTACTCCATTCCGTCCGCAAACGGATCCCCCATTGGTGAAGAACGTGTTGTCGACGGCTGCGAGGCCCGGGCGCAGATCCACCACCGTAGACGGTTCGGCTTGCGGAACGATTCGATGCAGGCGACCCGAAGCCCCGCTGCACTTCGGCCCAGAATGACGCTGCGTTCAGCCCCACATGACTAGCATTCAGCGACGTCGACGAGGCGCTCAATCTCGGCCGAGGCCGGCGTCGCGGGCGCGGGCCACGGCCTCAGTGCGGGTGCAGCCGAGCTTGGTGAGGATGCTCGAGACGTGGTTCTTGGCGGTCTTCGGCGATACGACAAGTGATGCGGCGATCTCGGCGTTCGACCGACCCGCGGCGATGAGGTCGAGCACCTCCACCTCGCGAGCGGAGAGCAGCGGGAACGCCGACACGGAGGCGACGGTGGTACGCCGGCCGGCCTGGGCGAGCACGGCGGCCGCGACCTGCTCGCCGAAGACGACCTGACCGCGGGCAACCGCACGCAACGCGCGCTCGATGTCCTCCGGCTCCGAGCCCTTGACCAGATAGCCCGACGCGCCGGCGCGAACGGCTGCGGTGAGCACCGGCGTCTCCTCCGACATGGTCAGCACGAGGATGGCCAACGAAGGGTTCGCTGACTTGAACAGCCCGGTGGCCTCGATGCCGTCGACACCGGGCAGGCCGAGATCGAGCACGACGAGGTCGGCCGAGGTGACGTGGGGCAGCGCCGCCTCCGCGTCGGCGTACGACCCGATCACCTGCCACCCCTCCATCCCGTCGACCAGGGAGGTGACCGCCTGCCGGTAGAGCGGATGGTCCTCGACGACCAGCGCGCGCACGGGCTCAGTCATGGTCGGCCGCCGGGAGCCAGGCGTGGACGGATGTGCCGGTCGGGACCGCCGCGCTCACCATGAGTCGGCCGCCGACCTCGTCGGCACGGTCCGACATGCCGCGCAGACCGACTCCGGGAACACGGTCTTCGGCGATACCCCGGCCGTCATCAGTCACCTGCGCCGTGACGCCGTCGGCGTACCCGAGGTTGACCTGGACGTGCTGGGCATCGGCGTGGCGTACGGCGTTCGTGACCGCCTCCATCACGATCCGGAACGCGGCGACCTCGACTGCCGGGCTCAGTCGTGGAAGCTCTTCGATGATGAGGGTGATCCGTGGGCCGAAGCGCTGCAAGGGCTCGATCGACTCTGTCAGCGCGCCGGCCAGGCCGAGCTCGTTGAGAGCTGCGGGGCGCAGGCCGTCGCAGATCCGGCGTACCTCCGCGACGGCGCGTTGGACCTCGTCGGCCATCTCGCGTACGCCGTCGCCGCCGCCGGTCTTCTGCTCCAGCTGCCGTAGCCCCAGACCGATGGCGGCAAGTGAGGGGCCGAGCCCATCGTGGAGGTCCCGCCGCAGCGCGACCCGCTCCTTCTCGCGCTCGTTGACGATGAGCCGGCGCGAGGTCGAGAGGTCCCGGACCCGCCGGTTGAGCTTCTCGACGTCGGCGCGCTGGTCGAGAAGGGAGTGGCGGATGACGGCGGTGCCGACCGTGACGGGCAGGGCGGTCACGGTGACCAGCCCGAGCAGCGTGATGCCCAGGTCGTCGGTTTCAGGGATGGAAGCGACAACGACGATCAGCGAACCAGCCAGCATGAAGCCACCGATCTGGCCGCGGATGTCACTGCCGGCCGGAGCTCGCCGGAACTTGACGACCAGCGCGGCCACGCCGAGTGCCGCGCCCGACATGAGGAGCACGAAGCCGACACCCCCGGCCGCATCCCAGAAGCCCCGGTTCCCGAAGCCGGCCGGGTTGTCGAACCTCGGGTGGTCCTCGAGCGCACCCGGTCTGAGCGCCGCGGACGCGGTGAGCGCCGCCATACCGGTGAGGCCGATCCCGGCAGCGGGCCACCACCGGGCACCGGGCAGGCGGCCGTCAGGATAGAGCAGCAGCCCGATCCCCAGGAGCGGCGCAGCACCGAGCGACCACACCCAGTTCGAGACCCAGGCCGCAAGCGCATCGCCGGCGACGTCGCTGCGGGCCCAGCCGTGGGCCGGGAGCGCACACGCGGCACCGAGCCCGACCACGGTGTAGAGCACAGCGAGACGGCGTAGGCCAACGGGGTGCGGGCGAGTCGACCAGATCCCGGCCGCGACCGTGGTGAACCCGAAGGCCAGCGGAACGGTTGTCCAGGCCTCACCCTTGATCCAGTTGCCGTCGGGGTCTGTCAGGCCGAGGGCCAGGCCGGCGCCGACGAGGCCCGTCGACAGAGCGGGCAGCGCGAGCCACGGCCACCAGGCGGCGACCGCGGCTCCACGCGTGGTGCTCACCGACTCATTGTCTGGCAGCGGTGCGGCTGTGGTCGGTGTATGCGACATTCGCCGGTGCGATGCTCGTAGGACGCATCGCACTCGCAATGGCCAGGGGAATCGGCCAGAGGACACAGAGCAGGAAGGGGATCGGCAGGTACGCCTCGGGACGCATGATTCCGATGATGCCCGCTGGGATTCCCAGGGCGCCGGCGACGGTTGCCCACCACGCGAGCCAGCGGGGGAACTCGGTGGCGAGCAGCCCGACTCCGGCTGCCAGGAACGCGAGGCCCATCAGGAACCCGGAGACGACGAAGGCCATGTCGTTGAGGAGGATGAGAGTGTGGGCGGTGGCCGCGTCCATGGTGTCGGCCTCGTAGAGCACGACCATCCAGGGCGCCGCCGACCCGACCTTGACGGCGAGCATCGTCGAGCCGGCGGTGGCCGTGGTCATCGCCGCGACGGGTGCGGCGGAGGACAAGCGGACCACGAGGCAGCTGAAGAACACGGCCAGTGCAGCGAAGCTGAGCAGCTCGAGGGGGAACGATACGTAGCCGATGGCGGGGAGTCCGTCATGGAACTCCTTGATGATCGCGTCGCCATCGCTGGAGTCGGCTCCGGCGTACAGGCCGCTACCGACCATCGAGCCCAGGGCATAGACGAGCCCGGAGATGACGAGAGTGTGGTTGCGTGGTGAGTTCATGCCTTCGACGGTCGTCCCCCGGGACGTCCCGGCGCATGAGCGTGCGGTCCCGTCTTGCCGGGACGCCAGCGATGGTCCAGAGGCGACCCCGCAGGAGGTGCCCCATCGCGGCCGCCGACTGTAACGGCGACTTAGCCGCGAAGCGCGCAGCACATCGCCGCGTATCGACGATGATGCTTGTGCGACTACCGCCTGAAGGCGCAGTCGGAAGCTGCGAGGTTCGCTTCCGTCCACCTTCGCGCACTCGAAAGAACGAATGCTCCGAGGCACTTCTCGGGAGCATTCTTGGGCTGTGGGTCATATGTTGGCGATCCAGATCGCGGCCCCGACGAGTACGCCGACAATGCCGAGCGCGGTGCCGGTGAGGGCGAGCCCGCGGCGGTGCTGATCAGGTGTCCGCCGCAGTCCCTCGGTCCCGAGCGTGAGTGCGAGACCACCGAAGATGATCGGCGCGCTGATCCAGAAAGCGACGATGCCAAGCACCGCGAGCACCCCGCAGACCACGCTCACCGTGGCCGGCCGGTTGCGCGGTGCCCGCCAGGCCAGCCGGCCGACAGTCGCGAAGAGGACCACTACGAAAAGCACGATCAGGGGAATGAGGATCGCCGCCTCGCGGTCGAGCTGCCAGATCTTCTGGTCCTCGTGGAGGACCGCGTTGAGCCGGGGGAACAGCACGGCGGCGAACGCGGTCAGTCCGGCGCCCTTCCACACCGTTGATGTGTCGCCTGCCTCACTCGACCGGGTTCGATTGGTGGTGGTGATCATGATGACTCCTCGGGTTCGGATCGGATCCACCCAGAATCGGCTGTCTGGCACGAGGCACGCATCGGTGTTGAGAGTGGATTCACTCGCGCTTGAGAGCGATTCGCCGCGTCGCTCCCGAGAGGGATGCCGCGGCCGTTCAACGGCATTAGCGTGAGCGGGTATGGATGCGTCCGCGATCGCCGGGAGGTACCGCGACCAGATTCTGGCCGCGGGCCTCGCAGCGTTCTACGCGCTCGAGGTGCTGTTCAGTAGCGAAGTCGAGCACCACCGGGGCTCAGCAGCCGCCGTCGCGGTGCTGATGGCCGTCAGCCTCGTCGTACGCCTCACGATGCCCCTGCTGCCGCTGGTGGCCGTGATCGCCGTCATCCAGCTCAACCACACCGTCCTCCCCGGCTTGGCCGAGGGAGGCGCGTTCATGATCGCCTTGATCGTCACGATTTTCTCCGCCGGCCACTACCTGCACGGGCGGATGCTGGCCCTGGGCGGCGTGATCGTCGCGGGCATCATCCCGCTGGCGGCGCTCGACCCCCGCCAGCCGCCAGCGGTCGGCGACTGGATCTTCTTCATCGTGTATCTCGGTACGCCATTCGTGGCGGGAGTCGTGTTCCGCCGCCGCCGCGAACGCGACCGGGAGATGACCGAGATGGCCCGGCGCGCAGAGGAGGAGGGCGAGACGCGGGCCGGTGAGGCTGTCGCCGCGGAGCGCGCCCGAATCGCTCGGGAACTGCACGACGTGGTTGCTCACGCGATCAGCGTCATCGTGGTCCAGGCTCGCGGCGGACGTCGGGTCCTGGCCGACGACACCGGAGGGGCGCGGAGTGCGTTCGACGTCATCGAGCACGCCGGGGAGCAGGCACTGACCGAGATGCGGCGATTGCTGGCGCTCTTACGAGAGACGGAGCCGGAGGCAGCGGCGTTACAGCCGCAGCCGAGCCTGGGCCGCATCGACGTGCTCGCCACCGAAGTGGCGGCGTCCGGTTTGCCGGTTGAGGTCGTCCGCGAGGGCGACCCGGTCGAACTGCCGCCCGGGGTGGATCTCTCGGCGTACCGGATCGTGCAGGAAGCACTGACCAACGCCCTCAAGCACGCCGGGCCGGCTCGCGCCCGAGTGGTGCTGCGCTACCTGCCGCGGGCATTCGAGGTGGAGGTGCTCGACGACGGTCACGGGACCGGCGCGGGCGGCGGTTCGGGGCACGGGCTGACCGGCGTCCGCGAGCGCGTCGAGGTCTACGGCGGTCAGCTCTCGGCGGGCACTCGGCCCGAGGGTGGGTTTGCCGTGCGAGCGCGGCTGCCGATCGAGATACCGTCATGATCCGGGTCCTCCTCGCCGACGACCAGTCCCTGCTACGCACAGGGTTCCGGATGATCCTCGGCGCTGAGCCGGACGTCGAGGTAGTCGGCGAAGCCCGGGACGGTGAAGAAGCGGTCGCGCTCGTCGACGAGCTGCTCCCCGACGTCGTGCTGATGGACCTGCGGATGCCGAACATGGACGGCATCGAGGCCACCCGCCGCATCACCGCGGCACACGAAGCTGTCCGGGTGGTGGTACTGACGACCTTCGACCTCGACGAGTACGTCTACTCCTCGCTGCGGGCCGGAGCCAGCGCATTCCTGCTCAAGGACGCCAAGGAGGACCAGCTGGTCGCGGCGATCCGGGTCGCCGCGGACGGGGGATCGCTGTTCTCGCCGTCGGTGACCAAGCGACTGATCGGTCGGTTCGCCGCACCGGCAAGTGCGCCGGTTGCAGCGGACCTGCCGGCCCTGACCAACCGCGAACGCGAGGTATGGGAACTGGTCGCTCGCGGACTGTCGAACGCAGAGATCACTGAGCGCCTGGTGATCAGCGAGCACACAACGAAAACCCACGTGGCCAGCATCTTGCAGAAGCTACACGTACGCGGCCGTGTGCAGGCGGTCGTGCTGGCCTATGAAAGCGGCCTGGTGCAGCCCGGAAACTGACCGGCGTGAACCGTTCGCGTTCAGGCACGCCCAGGACCAACCCGAGTTCGTGCGCTCGCCCATAGCGCGACTAAACGCGGTCTTCAAACGCGACCGAAAGTTGCGACACTCCGGCCCCGCGTTTGACCGTCAAGCGATAAACCAGCCGAGGCACGTTCTGGTTTGGCCTTCGTCGTGCGCCCAAGAGTGGAAGGGTGCACTTGCCGCTCAGTCTGGCTGGAGCCGGCGGGGGTGGGCCTCGCGGGTCCCGCCCCCGGAGGCAAGGAGGTCAGGGCTTGCCTGCCGGCTCGACGCTGCTCTTACCCAGCTCCTCGAGCAGCGCGCGCCGGTCGACCAGCCGCTCGAACCGGTGGCTCGGGCTCAGCAGGGCGACGAGCTCCCCGCGAGCCGCGGCCACGGCGCGCACCCGGTCTGACGAGGACCATCCGGAGTTGTCGACCAGCCAGTCGTCGGGTCGCGCGACCGGCGCGAGGAAACCGTCGGTGAGGTCGGAGGCGGTGACCCAG encodes:
- a CDS encoding response regulator, yielding MTEPVRALVVEDHPLYRQAVTSLVDGMEGWQVIGSYADAEAALPHVTSADLVVLDLGLPGVDGIEATGLFKSANPSLAILVLTMSEETPVLTAAVRAGASGYLVKGSEPEDIERALRAVARGQVVFGEQVAAAVLAQAGRRTTVASVSAFPLLSAREVEVLDLIAAGRSNAEIAASLVVSPKTAKNHVSSILTKLGCTRTEAVARARDAGLGRD
- a CDS encoding response regulator, coding for MSVLRVVVVDDQPLVRAGLARIIEADPSIELVGEAGDGQTAMALVLRLEPEIVLMDVRMPLLDGIAATRKLHEAQSSARIIVLTTFGLDDYVIGALRAGAHGFVLKDAPPERLLEAIHEVGAGRGVIDPAVTLPVIRALGTRELRPEVAARLADLTSRERDVLVLLAQGHSNAEIAARLVVGEGTVKTHVAHVLAKLGVRDRLQAVVSAFNAGVV
- a CDS encoding sensor histidine kinase — encoded protein: MSTTRGAAVAAWWPWLALPALSTGLVGAGLALGLTDPDGNWIKGEAWTTVPLAFGFTTVAAGIWSTRPHPVGLRRLAVLYTVVGLGAACALPAHGWARSDVAGDALAAWVSNWVWSLGAAPLLGIGLLLYPDGRLPGARWWPAAGIGLTGMAALTASAALRPGALEDHPRFDNPAGFGNRGFWDAAGGVGFVLLMSGAALGVAALVVKFRRAPAGSDIRGQIGGFMLAGSLIVVVASIPETDDLGITLLGLVTVTALPVTVGTAVIRHSLLDQRADVEKLNRRVRDLSTSRRLIVNEREKERVALRRDLHDGLGPSLAAIGLGLRQLEQKTGGGDGVREMADEVQRAVAEVRRICDGLRPAALNELGLAGALTESIEPLQRFGPRITLIIEELPRLSPAVEVAAFRIVMEAVTNAVRHADAQHVQVNLGYADGVTAQVTDDGRGIAEDRVPGVGLRGMSDRADEVGGRLMVSAAVPTGTSVHAWLPAADHD
- a CDS encoding sensor histidine kinase is translated as MKWLMTVRRLPRDHPRVVDLVIAGGCLLILTVALLTDDGYLSGPRWAYLTTSCLMTTPLAWRRNAPLTSLTIVMTGLAVQELLVDPAPTMDDALIPLLISAFSVAAYGTRTTAGLGLGISLGAGAIWVGIDDIFFPVVAFSGAWLAGRLVHHLQQQSLMARNYAEALERERAATTRAALAEERTRIARELHDVVSHTLGVMVVQAGGERLHAAPGSGAHTALASIEESGRLAMEQMRRLLSMLREEADTRSLVPQPGLTQLDELTESVRATGLDVSLLVTGDPHPIGPDLDVSAFRIVQEALTNTVRHSGATRAEIHLDWASNSLRIEVSDNGRGPSPTPTPEGHGLLGMRERVNLFGGVLSTGRSNLGGYRLMAQLPTPTP
- a CDS encoding sensor histidine kinase, giving the protein MDASAIAGRYRDQILAAGLAAFYALEVLFSSEVEHHRGSAAAVAVLMAVSLVVRLTMPLLPLVAVIAVIQLNHTVLPGLAEGGAFMIALIVTIFSAGHYLHGRMLALGGVIVAGIIPLAALDPRQPPAVGDWIFFIVYLGTPFVAGVVFRRRRERDREMTEMARRAEEEGETRAGEAVAAERARIARELHDVVAHAISVIVVQARGGRRVLADDTGGARSAFDVIEHAGEQALTEMRRLLALLRETEPEAAALQPQPSLGRIDVLATEVAASGLPVEVVREGDPVELPPGVDLSAYRIVQEALTNALKHAGPARARVVLRYLPRAFEVEVLDDGHGTGAGGGSGHGLTGVRERVEVYGGQLSAGTRPEGGFAVRARLPIEIPS
- a CDS encoding response regulator; protein product: MIRVLLADDQSLLRTGFRMILGAEPDVEVVGEARDGEEAVALVDELLPDVVLMDLRMPNMDGIEATRRITAAHEAVRVVVLTTFDLDEYVYSSLRAGASAFLLKDAKEDQLVAAIRVAADGGSLFSPSVTKRLIGRFAAPASAPVAADLPALTNREREVWELVARGLSNAEITERLVISEHTTKTHVASILQKLHVRGRVQAVVLAYESGLVQPGN